AAGCACATCGATAGCGTGATTAGTTCTGGAGCTGACGGCATTGTTGTCACCGGCACCACGGGCGAGACGAGCACGCTCACTGACCCCGAGAAGATCAAACTCGTAGAGGTCGCGAAGTCGGTATCTGCCGGCCGAGCAAAGATCATCACGGGCGGTGGCTCAAACGAGACCGCCCACGCGATCGAGCTCTACAAAGCGAGCGAGAAGGCGGGCGCTGATGGCGTCATGATCGTCACGCCGTACTACAACAAGCCAACGCAGGCGGGAGTCCTCACCCACTTCCGCATGATCGCGGACGCGACCGACCTGCCCGTGATCATGTACGACATTCCTGGTCGCACCGGCATCCCGATCACGTACGAAACCATCCTTCGCGCCGCCAAGCACCCCAACATCCTTGCTGTCAAAGATGCGAAGGGTGACTTCAGCGAGGTGAGCCGTGTGCTCAACCAGACTGACCTCCTCTACTTTTCTGGCGACGACTCGAACGCTCTGCCTCACATGTCGATTGGTGCTTCTGGGCTCATCGGAGTCACCGCTAATATCGCGCCAGCGCCGTACCGTGTGATGGTGGATGCCGTCAATGCGGGGGACCTTGCAACGGCAACGGCCGCCCACCAAGCTCTCGAGCCACTCGTGCGTGCGGCGATGACCCACGTTCCTGGCACGGTTGCTGCCAAGTACATCCTTCACGGCCTTGGGCGAATTTCGAGCCCGCGCGTGCGCTTGCCGCTCGTCGGTCCCGAAGACGCTGAGGCAGCCCGTATCGAAGACGAGTTGGCTCTCGTCTCGGGTATCGAGGGGCTCGATCTGTCCAACTTTCGCCCTGACCGCAACGCTGCGGCTGGGGGAGCCTTGCCCAAAATTGCCGGGGCGACCCGCTAGGTTCGCCCACGCGGGGTAGGCTCTGCCACGGGCATGGCCCACATTTTTCGCACGGGGGCTGACGGCCCCACACATCTATCTGCAAGGTACTGAATGCCAGTTTCTATTTTTGATCCGCCCGCGCTTGAGTCGGGAACGCTCCGTGTCACCCCGATCGGTGGTCTTGGCGAAATCGGTCGCAACATGACCACGTTCGAAATTGACGGCAAGATCCTCATCGTCGACTGTGGCGTGTTGTTCCCCGAGGAGCACCAGCCCGGAGTCGACCTGATTCTTCCTGACTTCAGCTCGATTCGTGATCGTCTCGACGACATCCTCGGCATTGTGCTCACGCACGGCCACGAGGATCACATCGGTGCTGTTCCTTATCTCTTGCGCTTGCGCCAAGACATCCCGCTGATCGGATCGACTCTCACGCTCGCGTTGATCGAGGCGAAGCTCAAAGAGCACCGCATCAAGCCATACACGCTCAACGTCACCGAGGGCCAGAAAGAGAAGATCGGTCCCTTCGACCTCGAGTTCGTGGCCGTGAACCACTCGATCCCGGATGCACTCGCTGTCGCCATCACGACCGTGGCTGGAACTGTCTTGCACACGGGTGACTTCAAGATGGACCAGTTGCCGCTCGACAACCGCATCACCGATCTTCGTGCGTTTGCGCGTCTTGGCGAAGCAGGAATCGACCTGTTCCTTTCCGACTCGACCAACGCAGACGTTCCCGGCTTCACCCCCAACGAGCGTGACATCGGCCCTGTGCTCGAAGCGGTCATTGCTAAGGCTCCTCGACGCGTAATCGTCGCGAGCTTCTCGAGCCACGTGCACCGAGTTCAGCAGGTTCTGGATGCCGCGATCGCTAACAACCGCAAGGTAGTCCTGATGGGGCGTTCGATGGTGCGCAACATGGGCATCGCGTCAGACCTGGGGTTCCTCAAGGTGCCCGACGGGGTTCTGTTAGACGCCAAGAAAGCCGTCAACTACCCCGACAACCAGCTCGTGTACATGTCCACCGGCAGCCAGGGTGAGCCAATGGCTGTTCTGGCGCGCATGGCCAACATGGAACACCAGATTGAGGTCGGTAAGGGCGACACTGTCATCCTCGCGTCGAGCCTCATCCCCGGCAACGAGAACGCGGTCTACCGCGTCATCAATGGGCTTACGAAGTTGGGTGCCAACGTCGTGCACAAGGCGAACGCCAAGGTGCACGTCTCAGGTCACGCTGCCGCGGGCGAGTTGCTCTACTGCTACAACATTTTGCGCCCCAAGAACGTGCTGCCAGTTCACGGTGAGTACCGCCACTTGGTCGCAAATGCGAACCTCGCTATTCAGTCAGGCGTGCCCGCCGAAAACACGATCATTGCCGAAGATGGCACGGTCATTGACCTGAAGGACGGCCACGCGGCTGTTGTTGGTCAGCTTGATGTCGGTTTTGTTTACGTTGATGGCTCAAGCGTTGGCGAGATCACGGAGGCTGACCTCAAGGATCGCCGCATCCTTGCCGAAGAGGGTTTCATCTCCATTTTCGTTGCAGTCGACCCGCAAACAGGCAAGGTCATCGTGGGGCCCGAGATCCAGTCTCGTGGCTTCGCAGAAGACGAGGGTGTGTTTGACGCTGTGCTTCCACAGGTGGTGAAGGCGCTGACGGATGCTGCCGAGAATGGCACGCGCGATACTCATGCGTTCGCTCAGGTGGTTCGTCGCACGGTGGGGCGTTGGGTCAACACTCAGCACCGTCGCCGGCCGATGATCGTTCCGGTCATCATCGAAGCGTAGGTTTTATGGATGGCGCGGCGGCTTCGGCTTCCGCGCCATTTGTGTGCCCGGACTCTTTGCTCTGTGACCCCGTCTCGTCGGGGCCTTAGACGTCTGCACGATGGCACACGATGGGCTTGTTTTTCTGTGCTCGAGATGGTGTGATGTGAAGATTGCTCGGCTGTGTCGGCTGAGCGTCTTCAGAGTCGGGATGTCACATGAGTGTTGCGCGCAGGTGGGTCTTTCCCATCATCCGGATGATCATTTTTGCCATTATCGCCGCAGCGCTCGTGAAATTTGCTTTCTTCGGCGATGCCCTGACTGCCGACAGCCTCGAGTATCCAACGGTGGCGATTGAAGAACAGCACTATGAAGTGGTGACGGGAACGATCACCAACGATGTGGAGCTGACCGGGAGTATCGCCGCGGCCGCTGCAGTGCCCATTCCTGCAACGCTCTCGGGTGAGGTGCGCGAAGTTGCCGTGTCGGCCGGACAATCGGTGAAGAAGGGGCAGGAGATCCTGAAGCTGCGGGCTGAAGTGGCCAATTCCGATGGCACATCGGGAACTCAATGGAAAATCGTTGAGGCACCGGCAACAGGCAAGCTCGCCGACTTCACTGCTCTCGTGGGCTCATCGTTTCAGGTGGGCTCTCCGGTCGGGAACGTTGCGCCACCGTCCTATATTGTGAGCGGAACTGTGCCGTCAGAACAGCTCTATCGTCTCGTGGATCGTCCAGAAGAGGCGAGCGTCGCGATCAACGGTGGTCCGACGCCATTTACGTGCACGGGGCTCAGCATCGCGTTTGCTAGCGGCGACGAATCCGGTGCGGAAGCATCATCCGGGCCAACAGTGTCGTGCACAGTGCCGAGTGACGTCGTGGTCTTTCCCGGGCTCACCGCTGACATCACGATCGCAGGCGGGATTGCCGAAGACGTCATGGTCGTGCCGATCACCGCAGTGGAAGGCACTGCGCTTTCCGGCATCGTTCACTTCGTGATGCCCGATGGTACGACGGAGGAGCGAGAGGTCGTTCTCGGGCTGAACGACGGTATTAACGTCGAAGTAGTCTCTGGAGTCGACGTGGGAGACACCATCTTGCAGTTCGTGCCTGGCGCTGAGGCGACCGGCGATGAAGCCTTGCCAGACAACTGTTACTACGAGGGCACTGAAGTGGTGTGCTACTAATGCCATTGCTCTCGCTTGACGCCGTAACGCGCTCGGTCGAGTTGCCTGATTTCTCGACGCTGGAGATTCTCAAAGGAATCACTCTCAATGTCGAGGTGGGCGACCACATCAGCATTGTGGGGCGTTCGGGTTCCGGAAAGTCCACCCTGCTCAATCTTCTCGGCCTCATCGACAACCCCACCAGTGGTCGCATCGTGTTCGACGGTGAACCGCTCGAGAAGCTCGCCGGCAGCAAACGCGACCGCAAGCGCGGCAGAGATGTCGGTTTCATCTTTCAGCAGTTCAATCTCTTGGCCGGTCGCACCGCTCTCGAAAATGTAATGACCCCTTTGCTCTATGCCTCCGGGCGCCAATTTTGGCGACGTAAAGCTATCGCCGCAGAGATGCTCGACCGCGTCGGGCTTGGCGACCGGATGGCCTCGATGCCTGAAAAGCTCTCGGGTGGTGAACAACAACGTGTCGCTATCGCACGCGCTCTTGTTCGCAGCCCCCGCCTGATCCTCGCCGACGAACCGACCGGTGCTCTGGATGTCGAAACAGGCAAAACGGTGATGGCTTTGCTGGATGACGTTGCTGAGCAATCAGGCGCGGCTCTCATCACCATCACGCACGACCCGAATGTCGCAGCGCTGGCCCGCCGGCACTACCGCCTCGACGGTGGGGTGTTGGAAGCTATTGATGTGCGCAAAATGCTCGCCGCGAGTCTGCCGGAGGCTGCGCTATGAGCTGGTGGCGCAAGAAAAAGCCTGCGGATTCACCGGCTGAGCCTGTGGAGGCACCGAGCGAGCCCGCGGAACCACCGATCGAGCCTGCGGGACTGACGGCCGGGCCCGCGACATCCGCTGAACTCGTTGCACGCCCGAGTTCTGAGCTTGCCGTAATTCGTCAGGAGCCTCGCGGTGCCGTGGTCAGCGGTGTCGTTGGCGCAGTGGTTGAAGCGTGGGATGAGGTGCGCATCAATCGCACCCGTGTCTTGTTGAGCCTGATCGGGATTGGTGTCGCGGTGTGCGCGCTCGCCACTGTCGTGGGTGCGGGTACCGTGTTCGGCCAAGCCCAGACGGAACAGTTTGAGCGGGGCAGTGGTCGCCCCGCAACGCTTGCCGTGTATCCGCCGTACCAAGAAGGCGGAACGCAGAATCTTGATACAGCCACTTTCGTGGCCAGCTTGGAAAGCATCATCGATCGCTACCAGATCAGTCACGCGACACCGCTATTGCGGGGGGATATCACTGCCAACCTCGTCAATGGCACGCAGTTCACGGCTGTGCAGGGAGTGAGCGCTGCCTATGGCGTTATGCATCGCGTCGAGCTGGGTGAGGGGCGTTGGCTCACTGAGGAGGATGCGAACCGGCTAGCTCCTGCCGTTGTAATCAACGACGAGTTTTATGACGCGCTGGGTCGCCCCGATCTGCGCACCCACCCGACTATCGAGTTGGAAGGGGAAACCGCTACTACTGCCGTCGTAGTGGGAGTCTTCTTGCCCCAACCGTTTTCTACCGGGCTCACCCTCTCGATGCTGGCGGAACCATTCCGGGCTCTCATCGGAACCTCAGCGGGGCAGCAAACAGATATCAGCTATGAATTGTGGGTTCCCGAAGAACAATCTGCGCAACTGCAAGACATCATCACGCGTGACATGCTCGGCGACTTTGGGGAAGGGTGGACGGCGAACGTCAACCGAAATGACTATCTCGCCTGGGGTGGGCCCAGCCCGCTCGAGCCCCTGCAATGGGTCATCGGTGGCATCGCCGGCCTGATACTGCTCCTCGGTGGACTCGGACTCGTCAACATCTCTCTCGTGACCGTCAAGTACCGCGTACGGGAAATTGGTGTTCGCCGCGCATTTGGGGCCACCGCCGGTCGTGTCTTCTTCGCCGTGATGATGGAAAGCGTCGTCGCGACGGTTGCCGCCGGTGTCATCGGTGTCGCCCTCGCGATCGTGATCGTCCAGAATCCGTCGGTGCAAGAGCTGATCGCTCCCGGGGTTCAAGATCTTCCCCCGTTCCCGCTGGAGGCAGCGTTGATCGCGCTCGCGGCATCCGCGGCGGTAGGAGCTTTAGCGGGTTTGATGCCTGCTCTCGTGGCAGTCAGAGTGAAAGTCATTGATGCAATTCGCTACTAGGGCTGCCGATCGCAGAGCGGGCGTGATGAGTGTCGCTGCCTTGCTCTGACAGAGGCGCCCGGTAGCGTTGAATTATGGCTACGCGTACATCGTCGACCTCGCGCTCGGGTGCGTCGAAACCGCGCGCCAGAAACACGACGAATAAGACTCAAGCAACGAAACGATTGCCTCGCGGCAAGACGCCTCCGGTCGAGCCGGAAGGCCCTCTCACCAAGCTCTGGCTCGCACTCGCGCACATGGTCGGTGGTGCGTTCCGAGTTTTCGGTCGTGAAGAGCTCACTAAAGATGAGCGTCGCGACGGCGTACCCTTTCTCTTCTTTGTGCTCGCGATTGTTGGCGCCGTCGTGGAGTGGTTTAACCCCACCGATTCGGTAGCGATCGCCCTCGACGCGTATACCTTCGGTGGCCTCGTCGGTCGCGTGGCCTTCGCGCTGCCCGTTATCTTGCTGCTCTTGGCAATTTGGATGTTCCGGCATCCGTCAAGCGTTCATGACAATGGCCGAATCGGCATCGGCCTCAGCATTCTTATCGTGACTGTTGCGGCGCTGTGTCATGTCTATAGCAGCCAGCCGCATCCCTCCGAGGGCGCCGAGGCAATTGCTCGTGCCGGGGGAGTATTCGGGTGGCTTCTGGCCAATCCGCTGCTCTGGCTAGGCGGCATGTGGCTTGCAGTGCCGTTGATCGTGCTTTTGCTCGTGCTCTCCCTCTTCATTGTTACCAAGACCCCGCCAAACCGGCTTCCTTCGCGACTGCGTGAGCTTTACGCGTACCTCTTCGGCGCGCAGCTGCAGTCAGATGAAGAACGGGCCGCGGCGAAGAATTCGACGGGAACCAACAAGAACGATTCGGTTCAATTCGGTTCGTTGACAGACATCGGGCTTGGCGATGTCAACGACACGGGATCCTTGCCGTGGTGGCGCCGTAACAAGTCTCAGCAGACAGAAGACAAGGCATTCGACAGTCCCGTCATCTCGCGCGATCAGCCGACCGAGGTCGTCGCTCCCGTGTCAAAGCCATCAGTTGCTCCAGTTCAGCCGCCGGCAGCAAAAGATCTCACCAAAAAAGAAGACGAGTTTGGCGTCGAGCTGCTCGAAGATCTCCTCAAAGCAGAAGACGCGGTCAAGAAGTACGCGACCGGAGAAGTGGATGCCGCAGCCACCGGTGTGCGCGACGACGGCCCGGGTATTCTGCCCGGTTTCACGACCAAGGCCAGCGAAAAGGGCAATGCGGGCGAGTTCGATGGCCCGCACGAGACGACCCCGCAGTCCAACGCGGTGTATCGCCTTCCTCAGGCTGTCATGCTCTCGGCGGGAACCCCACCGAAGTCGCGCTCGGCCGCAAACGACGAAGTAGTCGCAGCGATCACCGAAGTGCTCAAGCAGTTCAGCGTGGATGCAACGGTCACTGGTTTCAGTCGCGGTCCCTCGGTTACGCGCTATGAGCTTGAACTTGGTCCTGGCGTGAAGGTGGAGCGCGTTACCGCGCTCGCCCGCAACATCAGCTACGCGGTTGCGAGCAACGAGGTCAACATCCTGTCGCCCATTCCGGGCAAGAGCGCTATCGGCGTTGAGATCCCGAATAAGGACCGCGAGATTGTGTCGCTCGGCGACGTACTACGTTCGAGCGCAAGCACGAAGAGCGAACACCCCATGACTATTGGTCTCGGCAAAGATGTCGAGGGCGGGTTCGTTGTTGCTAACCTCGCCAAAATGCCCCACCTTTTGGTTGCTGGTTCGACCGGTTCGGGTAAGTCGAGTTTTGTGAACTCAATGATCACTTCGGTGCTGATGCGGGCTAAGCCTGCCGAAGTCCGCATGGTTCTCATCGACCCCAAGCGTGTCGAGCTCTCGATCTACGCTGGCGTTCCGCACCTCATTACTCCCATCATCACGAACCCGAAAAAGGCTGCAGAAGCTCTTGCGTGGGTCGTGAAAGAGATGGATATGCGTTACGACGACCTGGCAAGTTTCGGGTTCCGTCACATCGACGACTTCAACCGTGCAGTGATCGCTGATGAGATCAAGCTTCCCGAGGGTAGCCAACGCAAGCTCAAGCCCTATCCCTACCTGCTGATCGTCGTTGATGAGCTCGCTGACCTGATGATGGTCGCGCCGCGCGATGTTGAAGACTCGATTGTGCGCATTACACAACTGGCGCGTGCATCAGGAATCCACCTCGTGCTTGCTACCCAGCGCCCCAGCGTCGACGTCGTCACCGGTCTTATCAAGGCAAACGTGCCCTCGCGGCTCGCCTTCGCGGTGTCGAGCATGACGGACTCTCGCGTGATCCTCGACCAGCCAGGTGCAGACAAGCTCATTGGTCAGGGAGACGCGCTCTTCTTGCCCATGGGTGCTTCCAAGGCCATTCGCGTTCAAGGAGCGTGGGTTCCTGAAAGCGAAATTGCCGAGATCGTGAAGCACGTAATTGCTCAGGCAGAGCCTGAGTACCGCAATGATGTCGCTGTAGTCGCTGAGAAGAAGCAGATTGATGCTGACATTGGGGATGACATTGATGTGCTGCTGGCGGCGACAGAGCTCATTGTCAGTACACAGTTCGGTTCTACCTCGATGTTGCAGCGCAAACTGCGTGTGGGGTTTGCCAAAGCCGGCCGGCTGATGGACCTGCTTGAGTCGCGTGAGATCGTTGGCCCATCCGAAGGGTCCAAGGCTCGAGACGTGCTCGTATCGGCTGAACAACTGCCTGCGGTGCTCGCTCGACTCCGGGGAGAAGACGAGCCGGGTCCTGTCGACGCGGTAGAAGAGTCTCTCAGCGGATACGATGAAGTAGAAAGCGCCTCAGACGAGGACGCCTGGAACTTGACCGATCGGGAGTGATCGCGTGGGCGACCAACCAGTTTCTGAATCCGCTCCGCCCCATCGCGCCAACGCATTTCGTGGCCGCATGATTCGCAAGGGTGACACTCCGGCATCGAACGCGAATATCGCCAACATCATCACGGTTGTGCGTATATTCCTCGCTCCGCTCTTCATCTGGATGCTGCTGCTTGATGACGGCGAGATGGGGCTCATCCGCTACTTGGCGGCAGCGCTCTTCATCTTCGCCATCGTTACCGACACGGTCGACGGCCAGCTGGCGCGGGGGCGAAACCTCATCACGAACGTCGGGATCATCCTCGATCCCATCGCCGACAAAATCCTCACCGGTGGCGCTCTCGTCGCCCTGTCGATTCTGGGCGAGCTGCCATGGTGGATCACGATTCTCATCCTCGTTCGCGAGTTCGGCATCACGATCTACCGTTTCGCCGTGCTGTCGAAGGTCGTTGTTCCGGCCTCCCGCGGGGGCAAATTGAAGACAGTTCTGCAGGCCGTCGCAATTTCCCTCTTCCTAGTGCCGCTGTTCACCGTGCTCGGCTCGTGGGTCCTCTGGCTCAACTGGTTCGTCATGGCAATCGCTGTGGTGCTCACCGTGTACACCGGCATCGAATACCTGTGGCAAGCATGGCGCCACACCCGCAAAACCAACTCAGGAGCGTGACCCTTCCCCAGTGACTACTGAAGAACTCGCCACAAAAATTGTGGCGATTCTCACCGAACAACGACAAACCCTTGCTCTAGCCGAGTCCTTGACGGGAGGTCTGTTGTGCGCGTCGCTCGTGGCAGTGCCTGGTGCATCCGCTGTGCTCAACGGGGCAGTGGTGGCCTACAACACCGCCATCAAACATCAGGTTCTGGGCGTAGACGCGAGCCTTCTCGCAATCCATGGCACGGTGCATCCGGATGTCGCGGCCTACATGGCCACCGGAGCGCGCGAGGTTCTCGGAGTAGGCGAGCAACAGGCGTACTTCGGATTGGCAACGACGGGGGTCGCAGGGCCTGACTCCCACGAGGGCAAGCCGCCCGGAACCGTGTTCATCGGTTTCGCGGCCACTGGCTTCGTCGAGACGAGAGATTTCCAGTTTGCAGGAGATCGTCATGAGATCCGTCAGCAGGCTGTTCAGGCCGCGCTGCAGTGCCTGTACGACTACCTCACTTCAGACCACTAAAGATCAGTTATCAGCGTGCCCGATAGCGGTGCACCGGCCGACCCGTAGAACCGTATCGGGGCTCGACGAGCGCGGTGCCCACGTGCACGAGGTGCTCAAGATAACGTCGTGCGCCGACTCGCGACATCCCGATAA
This portion of the Salinibacterium sp. NK8237 genome encodes:
- the dapA gene encoding 4-hydroxy-tetrahydrodipicolinate synthase — protein: MSKENPFGQVLVALITPFTSEGEVDWADVEKHIDSVISSGADGIVVTGTTGETSTLTDPEKIKLVEVAKSVSAGRAKIITGGGSNETAHAIELYKASEKAGADGVMIVTPYYNKPTQAGVLTHFRMIADATDLPVIMYDIPGRTGIPITYETILRAAKHPNILAVKDAKGDFSEVSRVLNQTDLLYFSGDDSNALPHMSIGASGLIGVTANIAPAPYRVMVDAVNAGDLATATAAHQALEPLVRAAMTHVPGTVAAKYILHGLGRISSPRVRLPLVGPEDAEAARIEDELALVSGIEGLDLSNFRPDRNAAAGGALPKIAGATR
- a CDS encoding CinA family protein: MTTEELATKIVAILTEQRQTLALAESLTGGLLCASLVAVPGASAVLNGAVVAYNTAIKHQVLGVDASLLAIHGTVHPDVAAYMATGAREVLGVGEQQAYFGLATTGVAGPDSHEGKPPGTVFIGFAATGFVETRDFQFAGDRHEIRQQAVQAALQCLYDYLTSDH
- a CDS encoding ABC transporter permease, with translation MSWWRKKKPADSPAEPVEAPSEPAEPPIEPAGLTAGPATSAELVARPSSELAVIRQEPRGAVVSGVVGAVVEAWDEVRINRTRVLLSLIGIGVAVCALATVVGAGTVFGQAQTEQFERGSGRPATLAVYPPYQEGGTQNLDTATFVASLESIIDRYQISHATPLLRGDITANLVNGTQFTAVQGVSAAYGVMHRVELGEGRWLTEEDANRLAPAVVINDEFYDALGRPDLRTHPTIELEGETATTAVVVGVFLPQPFSTGLTLSMLAEPFRALIGTSAGQQTDISYELWVPEEQSAQLQDIITRDMLGDFGEGWTANVNRNDYLAWGGPSPLEPLQWVIGGIAGLILLLGGLGLVNISLVTVKYRVREIGVRRAFGATAGRVFFAVMMESVVATVAAGVIGVALAIVIVQNPSVQELIAPGVQDLPPFPLEAALIALAASAAVGALAGLMPALVAVRVKVIDAIRY
- a CDS encoding biotin/lipoyl-binding protein; translation: MSVARRWVFPIIRMIIFAIIAAALVKFAFFGDALTADSLEYPTVAIEEQHYEVVTGTITNDVELTGSIAAAAAVPIPATLSGEVREVAVSAGQSVKKGQEILKLRAEVANSDGTSGTQWKIVEAPATGKLADFTALVGSSFQVGSPVGNVAPPSYIVSGTVPSEQLYRLVDRPEEASVAINGGPTPFTCTGLSIAFASGDESGAEASSGPTVSCTVPSDVVVFPGLTADITIAGGIAEDVMVVPITAVEGTALSGIVHFVMPDGTTEEREVVLGLNDGINVEVVSGVDVGDTILQFVPGAEATGDEALPDNCYYEGTEVVCY
- a CDS encoding ribonuclease J, whose product is MPVSIFDPPALESGTLRVTPIGGLGEIGRNMTTFEIDGKILIVDCGVLFPEEHQPGVDLILPDFSSIRDRLDDILGIVLTHGHEDHIGAVPYLLRLRQDIPLIGSTLTLALIEAKLKEHRIKPYTLNVTEGQKEKIGPFDLEFVAVNHSIPDALAVAITTVAGTVLHTGDFKMDQLPLDNRITDLRAFARLGEAGIDLFLSDSTNADVPGFTPNERDIGPVLEAVIAKAPRRVIVASFSSHVHRVQQVLDAAIANNRKVVLMGRSMVRNMGIASDLGFLKVPDGVLLDAKKAVNYPDNQLVYMSTGSQGEPMAVLARMANMEHQIEVGKGDTVILASSLIPGNENAVYRVINGLTKLGANVVHKANAKVHVSGHAAAGELLYCYNILRPKNVLPVHGEYRHLVANANLAIQSGVPAENTIIAEDGTVIDLKDGHAAVVGQLDVGFVYVDGSSVGEITEADLKDRRILAEEGFISIFVAVDPQTGKVIVGPEIQSRGFAEDEGVFDAVLPQVVKALTDAAENGTRDTHAFAQVVRRTVGRWVNTQHRRRPMIVPVIIEA
- a CDS encoding ABC transporter ATP-binding protein; the encoded protein is MPLLSLDAVTRSVELPDFSTLEILKGITLNVEVGDHISIVGRSGSGKSTLLNLLGLIDNPTSGRIVFDGEPLEKLAGSKRDRKRGRDVGFIFQQFNLLAGRTALENVMTPLLYASGRQFWRRKAIAAEMLDRVGLGDRMASMPEKLSGGEQQRVAIARALVRSPRLILADEPTGALDVETGKTVMALLDDVAEQSGAALITITHDPNVAALARRHYRLDGGVLEAIDVRKMLAASLPEAAL
- a CDS encoding DNA translocase FtsK — protein: MATRTSSTSRSGASKPRARNTTNKTQATKRLPRGKTPPVEPEGPLTKLWLALAHMVGGAFRVFGREELTKDERRDGVPFLFFVLAIVGAVVEWFNPTDSVAIALDAYTFGGLVGRVAFALPVILLLLAIWMFRHPSSVHDNGRIGIGLSILIVTVAALCHVYSSQPHPSEGAEAIARAGGVFGWLLANPLLWLGGMWLAVPLIVLLLVLSLFIVTKTPPNRLPSRLRELYAYLFGAQLQSDEERAAAKNSTGTNKNDSVQFGSLTDIGLGDVNDTGSLPWWRRNKSQQTEDKAFDSPVISRDQPTEVVAPVSKPSVAPVQPPAAKDLTKKEDEFGVELLEDLLKAEDAVKKYATGEVDAAATGVRDDGPGILPGFTTKASEKGNAGEFDGPHETTPQSNAVYRLPQAVMLSAGTPPKSRSAANDEVVAAITEVLKQFSVDATVTGFSRGPSVTRYELELGPGVKVERVTALARNISYAVASNEVNILSPIPGKSAIGVEIPNKDREIVSLGDVLRSSASTKSEHPMTIGLGKDVEGGFVVANLAKMPHLLVAGSTGSGKSSFVNSMITSVLMRAKPAEVRMVLIDPKRVELSIYAGVPHLITPIITNPKKAAEALAWVVKEMDMRYDDLASFGFRHIDDFNRAVIADEIKLPEGSQRKLKPYPYLLIVVDELADLMMVAPRDVEDSIVRITQLARASGIHLVLATQRPSVDVVTGLIKANVPSRLAFAVSSMTDSRVILDQPGADKLIGQGDALFLPMGASKAIRVQGAWVPESEIAEIVKHVIAQAEPEYRNDVAVVAEKKQIDADIGDDIDVLLAATELIVSTQFGSTSMLQRKLRVGFAKAGRLMDLLESREIVGPSEGSKARDVLVSAEQLPAVLARLRGEDEPGPVDAVEESLSGYDEVESASDEDAWNLTDRE
- the pgsA gene encoding CDP-diacylglycerol--glycerol-3-phosphate 3-phosphatidyltransferase gives rise to the protein MGDQPVSESAPPHRANAFRGRMIRKGDTPASNANIANIITVVRIFLAPLFIWMLLLDDGEMGLIRYLAAALFIFAIVTDTVDGQLARGRNLITNVGIILDPIADKILTGGALVALSILGELPWWITILILVREFGITIYRFAVLSKVVVPASRGGKLKTVLQAVAISLFLVPLFTVLGSWVLWLNWFVMAIAVVLTVYTGIEYLWQAWRHTRKTNSGA